The following nucleotide sequence is from Tardiphaga alba.
TCGTTCGCACGAACGACAAGGCGACGCGCATCGAGGCGCAGCCTGTGACGGGCACCGTTGTCGATACGACAGCGGCTGGCGATAGCTTTGCTGCAGCCTATCTTCACGCACGTCTCAGCGGCTCAGATCCTGTCGCTTCCGCGAAGGCCGGCCATCATCTCGCCGGCACCGTCGTCTGTCATCCCGGCGCGATCATCCCGCGTGAGGCAATGCCTGACATGAGAGAGTCCACATCATGACCGATATCGCCAAGCGCCAGGACAGCCTGCGCCAGACGCTGATCGCCGCCAAGGTCGTGCCCGTTCTCACCATCGAGCGCGTTTCCGATGCCGTGCCGCTCGCGCGTGCACTGGTTGCGGGTGGTGTCTGCACGCTGGAGATCACATTGCGCACGGCCGCAGCCATCGACGCTGCGAAGGCGGTCATCGCCGAGGTGCCGGATGCCATTGTCGGCATCGGCACGGTGCTGTCTGCTGCTGATTTCGAGCAGGCGCACAAGCTCGGCGCGCGTTTCACCGTCAGCCCGGGCGCGACGCCGGCTTTGCTTGAAGCCGCTGCCAAGAGCGATCTGCCTCTGCTGCCCGGCGTCGCCACCGCCTCCGAAATCATGCAGGCGCGTGAATACGGCTTTGACACATTGAAATTCTTCCCAGCCGAGCAGGCCGGCGGCCGCGCGATGCTGCGGGCATGGGGAGGGCCGTTCCCCGATCTCCGCGTGTGCCCGACCGGCGGTATCACCGAGGCGAATGCGGCAGAATGGCTCAGCGAGCCGACAGTGCTTGCAGTCGGCGGTTCCTGGATATGTCAAGCGTCATATATAAGGGCCGGGGACTGGGCCGGCATAACGGCCATGTGCCTGCGGACGATGAAAGCCCTGTCAAAACCTCTGTCACTTGGCTGAAGCCGCGCTATATCTATCGCAACTGCGAAACCGAAACCGGGAGAACGACCATGACTGCCAGCATCGTTGGTTGGGCGCATATGCCCTTCGGAAAATTCGACGCCGAGACCGTAGAGAGCATGGTGGTTCGTGTCGCCACCGAAGCCATGGCGGATGCCGGCATCAGCGCGTCCGATGTGGATGAAATCGTGCTCGGCCATTTCAATGCCGGCTTCTCGCCGCAGGATTTTACGGCCTCGCTGGTGCTGCAGGCCGATCCCGCTCTGCGCTTCAAGCCCGCCACCCGCGTCGAGAATGCCTGCGCGACTGGCTCGGCCGCCGTGCATCAGGGCATCAAGTCAATCGCGGCGGGCACCGCCAAGATCGTGCTGGTGGTCGGCGTCGAGCAGATGACGAAGACGCCCGGGCCGGAGATCGGCAAGAACCTGCTGCGCGCCTCCTATCTGATGGAAGACGGCGACACGCCGGCGGGTTTTGCCGGCGTGTTCGGCGGCATCGCGCAGAAATACTTCCAGAAATATGGCGACCAGTCAGATGCGCTGGCGATGATCGCCGCCAAGAACCACGCCAATGGCGTTCACAATCCCTATGCGCAGATGCGCAAGGATTTCGGCTTCGAATTCTGCCGTTCCGAGAGCGAGAAGAACCCGTTCGTCGCCGGTCCGCTGAAGCGCACCGATTGCTCGCTGGTGTCGGACGGCGCCGCGGCGCTGGTGCTGACCGACAGCGAGACGGCGAAGACCATGGGCAAGGCCGTCAATATCAAGGCCACCGGCCATGCGCAGGACTTCCTGCCGATGTCGAAGCGCGACATTCTCGAATTCGAAGGTTGCACGGTGGCGTGGCAGAAGGCGCTGAAGTCGGCCGGCGTCACCCTCGGTGATCTCTCTTTCGTCGAGACCCATGACTGCTTCACCGTCGCCGAACTGATCGAATATGAAGCCATGGGCCTGACGCCGCGCGGGCAGGGCGCGCGCGCCATCAAGGAAGGCTGGACCCAGAAGGACGGCAAGCTGCCGGTCAATCCGTCGGGCGGCCTCAAGGCCAA
It contains:
- the eda gene encoding bifunctional 4-hydroxy-2-oxoglutarate aldolase/2-dehydro-3-deoxy-phosphogluconate aldolase, which gives rise to MTDIAKRQDSLRQTLIAAKVVPVLTIERVSDAVPLARALVAGGVCTLEITLRTAAAIDAAKAVIAEVPDAIVGIGTVLSAADFEQAHKLGARFTVSPGATPALLEAAAKSDLPLLPGVATASEIMQAREYGFDTLKFFPAEQAGGRAMLRAWGGPFPDLRVCPTGGITEANAAEWLSEPTVLAVGGSWICQASYIRAGDWAGITAMCLRTMKALSKPLSLG
- a CDS encoding acetyl-CoA acetyltransferase, which gives rise to MTASIVGWAHMPFGKFDAETVESMVVRVATEAMADAGISASDVDEIVLGHFNAGFSPQDFTASLVLQADPALRFKPATRVENACATGSAAVHQGIKSIAAGTAKIVLVVGVEQMTKTPGPEIGKNLLRASYLMEDGDTPAGFAGVFGGIAQKYFQKYGDQSDALAMIAAKNHANGVHNPYAQMRKDFGFEFCRSESEKNPFVAGPLKRTDCSLVSDGAAALVLTDSETAKTMGKAVNIKATGHAQDFLPMSKRDILEFEGCTVAWQKALKSAGVTLGDLSFVETHDCFTVAELIEYEAMGLTPRGQGARAIKEGWTQKDGKLPVNPSGGLKAKGHPIGATGVSMHVLSAMQLLDQAPEGMQIKNAKLAGIFNMGGAAVANYVSILEPAK